A window of the Candidatus Saccharibacteria bacterium oral taxon 488 genome harbors these coding sequences:
- a CDS encoding PDZ domain-containing protein: protein MEQEANLTNQPKPNRRKKIALISICIIAGIWLAFGSAAFGSWLTLQLTKQSPQPVADGNRVISRDEADVSEVVQRVSKSVVSIVTTKNGRSFSYSDVRQGAGTGIIISKDGYILTNKHVVKDADRVEIVSSDGTQYTDVKFVGADPLNDVAFLKINGVNDLPAATLGDSGTVRVGQKVIAIGNSLGRYQNTVTMGIISGKGRPVQASTSERSGEAESLTDLLQTDAAINPGNSGGPLLNMSGQVIGINTAIVSDAQSVGFAIPIGAAKGLVRSVLASGKIQKSYIGVRYIAITPEVRAEYKLSAKSGAYVGGSRDKSAVVAGGPADKAGIKDGDVITKVNDKLIGEQGGLGSLISEFLPGETVELTILRDGKEQKVKLTLGAYKA, encoded by the coding sequence ATGGAGCAAGAAGCGAATCTAACCAACCAGCCAAAACCGAACCGTCGCAAGAAGATTGCGCTGATAAGTATATGTATCATTGCGGGCATATGGCTGGCGTTTGGTTCAGCGGCATTTGGGTCGTGGTTAACGCTTCAGTTGACGAAGCAATCTCCGCAGCCAGTGGCTGATGGCAACCGGGTTATATCACGAGACGAAGCCGATGTTAGCGAGGTGGTGCAGCGTGTTTCTAAAAGCGTAGTCTCAATTGTTACAACCAAAAACGGTCGATCCTTTTCGTATAGTGACGTGCGGCAGGGCGCTGGTACAGGCATTATCATTAGTAAGGACGGCTATATTTTGACAAATAAACATGTTGTCAAGGACGCTGATCGTGTTGAAATTGTGAGCAGTGACGGCACACAATATACTGATGTCAAGTTTGTTGGAGCTGACCCACTCAATGACGTGGCATTTCTCAAGATTAACGGCGTTAATGATCTGCCAGCGGCCACCCTGGGTGACTCAGGTACCGTTCGTGTCGGTCAGAAAGTGATTGCAATCGGCAACTCATTGGGTCGTTACCAAAATACCGTGACGATGGGTATTATCTCGGGCAAGGGTCGGCCGGTTCAGGCGTCTACTAGTGAGCGGAGCGGCGAAGCCGAGAGCTTGACTGATTTGCTCCAGACCGATGCCGCGATCAATCCGGGTAATTCTGGCGGGCCACTTCTCAATATGTCGGGCCAGGTTATCGGCATCAACACAGCGATCGTTTCAGATGCACAAAGCGTAGGTTTTGCGATTCCGATCGGTGCTGCCAAGGGGCTAGTCCGCAGCGTGTTGGCATCTGGTAAAATTCAGAAATCGTATATCGGCGTGCGATATATCGCTATCACGCCTGAAGTGCGTGCCGAGTATAAACTATCCGCCAAAAGCGGCGCCTATGTCGGTGGTTCACGCGACAAATCGGCGGTCGTCGCTGGCGGGCCGGCAGATAAAGCAGGTATCAAGGACGGCGACGTCATTACCAAGGTAAACGACAAGCTAATCGGCGAGCAGGGCGGCCTCGGCAGTCTTATTTCTGAGTTCTTGCCGGGCGAGACAGTAGAACTGACTATCCTGCGCGACGGCAAGGAACAGAAGGTCAAGCTAACGCTTGGTGCTTACAAGGCGTAG
- a CDS encoding ParA family protein, whose amino-acid sequence MTKIIAVTNQKGGVGKTTTSINMAYFLAKAGKRTLIVDFDPQGNSTSGLGIDKQELGATMTEVVTGQTALNNIIIQTDIKNLSIAPATPHLANTEVELAQAEGRFVRLRQALASLAGYDYVIIDSPPSLSLLTVNGLIAAQYVLLPVQAEFYALEGLGQLMETMKLVRKGLNPHLRLLGVVTTMVDSRTTLSSQVYDEIKKHFADTIFKTTIPRNIRLAEAPSHGVPVGVYDRFSKGSRAYHALTKEIIERIEG is encoded by the coding sequence ATGACGAAGATTATTGCGGTGACAAATCAAAAGGGCGGCGTCGGCAAGACGACGACTTCAATTAATATGGCGTATTTTTTGGCAAAAGCCGGTAAGCGGACGCTGATCGTTGACTTTGACCCGCAGGGAAATTCTACCAGCGGCCTTGGTATTGATAAGCAAGAATTGGGCGCAACGATGACCGAGGTGGTGACTGGTCAGACGGCCTTGAATAATATAATTATTCAAACTGACATCAAGAATCTATCGATCGCACCGGCCACGCCGCACCTGGCAAATACCGAGGTTGAGCTAGCCCAAGCCGAGGGGCGGTTCGTGCGGCTGCGCCAGGCGCTGGCGAGCCTCGCCGGGTATGATTATGTGATCATCGATAGCCCGCCGAGTTTGAGCCTGCTGACCGTGAATGGGCTGATCGCAGCACAGTATGTCTTGCTGCCAGTGCAGGCAGAGTTTTATGCGCTCGAGGGGCTGGGGCAGCTGATGGAGACGATGAAGTTGGTCCGCAAGGGGCTCAATCCGCATCTGCGCTTGCTCGGCGTGGTGACCACCATGGTTGATTCGCGAACGACTCTATCGAGTCAGGTATACGATGAAATTAAAAAGCATTTTGCTGATACGATTTTCAAGACGACGATTCCGCGTAACATTCGCCTCGCTGAGGCGCCAAGTCATGGCGTGCCGGTTGGCGTGTACGATCGTTTCTCGAAGGGCTCGCGAGCCTACCACGCGCTGACCAAAGAAATTATCGAGAGGATTGAAGGATGA
- the lepB gene encoding signal peptidase I, whose product MDAHFLDRHPRLRDSLGLIIFVVGVIIGTILINTFVFRSFGVQGPSMENTMHTNDRLIVDRLSVTIKQLQNKQYIPQRGQIIVFKNPNYNPTLGHDEYIVKRVIAFAGERVTVKNGVVTVYNSEHPNGFNPDTTVNKNEPKSPTSGDVDTKVSEGTVFVMGDNREGNFSCDSRNCMGNIPLYDIVGPVIARIFPFTQIRGF is encoded by the coding sequence ATGGATGCTCACTTTCTCGATCGACACCCGCGCCTGAGGGACAGTCTGGGGCTGATTATTTTTGTGGTCGGAGTGATCATCGGAACGATTTTGATCAATACCTTTGTTTTTCGTAGCTTTGGCGTGCAGGGGCCGAGTATGGAAAACACCATGCACACCAACGACCGCCTGATCGTCGACCGACTATCAGTCACGATCAAACAGCTTCAAAATAAACAATACATCCCCCAGCGCGGTCAAATTATTGTCTTTAAAAATCCTAATTACAATCCAACCTTGGGTCACGATGAATATATCGTCAAACGGGTAATTGCTTTCGCGGGTGAGCGCGTCACCGTCAAAAACGGCGTTGTCACCGTTTATAACAGCGAACATCCGAACGGCTTTAACCCCGACACAACCGTCAATAAAAACGAACCAAAGTCACCCACCTCCGGCGATGTCGACACCAAGGTGTCCGAGGGGACAGTTTTCGTGATGGGTGATAATCGTGAGGGTAATTTTTCGTGTGACTCGCGTAACTGCATGGGCAACATTCCGCTATACGACATTGTTGGGCCGGTCATCGCCCGCATTTTCCCCTTCACACAGATCAGAGGGTTTTAA
- the rplU gene encoding 50S ribosomal protein L21, which yields MKAVVKISGKQYIVSEKESLLVDLLPEGTKELTLDALLVIDGDKTKVGTPTVKGAVVKAKVVEAEVKGDKLRVIRYKSKKRVHKETGHRQKYTKIQITSIK from the coding sequence ATGAAAGCAGTCGTAAAAATCTCTGGCAAGCAATATATTGTCAGCGAAAAAGAGTCCCTCTTGGTGGATCTCCTCCCTGAAGGCACAAAAGAACTCACTCTCGACGCACTTTTAGTGATTGATGGTGATAAAACAAAAGTTGGCACGCCGACCGTAAAAGGCGCGGTGGTAAAAGCGAAAGTCGTTGAGGCGGAAGTCAAGGGCGACAAGCTCCGCGTTATCCGCTACAAGAGCAAGAAGCGTGTCCACAAAGAAACGGGTCATCGCCAGAAGTACACCAAGATTCAGATTACCTCGATCAAATAA
- a CDS encoding ParB/RepB/Spo0J family partition protein — protein sequence MKKGLGRGFDSLIPTNLFDEAFDPTAGQDATMSQLRQLPTTDIIPDPDQPRRFFDEEALRELADSIRRHGVVQPIVVTPHGAQFMIVAGERRWRAAQLAGLVEIPSIIRSLSDQHRLEVSLIENLQRRDLNPLETATAYMKLRDQFNMTLEQIGQHVGGKSVSAISNTLRLLKLPSVVRTALFENKISEGQARTLVGLPDDVAEDLLQQTIDQGWSVRKLEQMIAAWKRSQQPPGPASIPKPARSPHASSVARLSKKLRADITVRTSKRGAGQIIIPFKDQADFERIRDLIG from the coding sequence ATGAAAAAGGGACTTGGGCGGGGATTTGATTCGCTGATACCGACAAATTTGTTTGACGAGGCCTTTGACCCGACGGCTGGTCAAGATGCGACAATGTCGCAATTACGCCAGCTGCCTACCACAGACATTATCCCAGATCCAGACCAGCCGCGGCGGTTCTTTGATGAGGAAGCGCTGCGTGAACTGGCCGATTCGATTCGTCGTCACGGCGTGGTGCAGCCGATCGTCGTGACACCACATGGGGCACAATTCATGATCGTGGCTGGTGAGCGGCGCTGGCGAGCGGCGCAGCTGGCTGGATTAGTAGAGATACCGAGCATCATTCGCAGTTTAAGCGATCAGCATCGATTAGAGGTGTCACTGATCGAGAACTTGCAGCGACGCGACCTCAATCCGCTGGAGACGGCGACGGCCTACATGAAGCTACGTGACCAGTTCAATATGACGCTGGAACAAATCGGCCAGCACGTTGGTGGTAAATCGGTTAGCGCCATTAGTAATACGCTGCGTCTCTTGAAATTACCAAGCGTGGTGCGGACGGCGCTGTTTGAAAATAAGATTTCTGAAGGGCAGGCGCGAACATTAGTGGGGCTGCCAGATGACGTGGCGGAGGATTTGCTGCAGCAGACGATTGATCAGGGCTGGAGCGTGCGCAAGCTCGAGCAGATGATCGCCGCCTGGAAGCGGTCGCAACAGCCGCCGGGCCCCGCGTCAATTCCAAAGCCAGCCCGCTCGCCGCACGCCTCGTCGGTGGCGCGCCTGTCGAAAAAACTCCGTGCTGACATCACGGTTCGCACCAGTAAGCGCGGTGCCGGTCAGATTATCATTCCGTTCAAAGACCAAGCTGATTTTGAGCGGATCCGCGACTTGATTGGCTGA
- a CDS encoding DUF3137 domain-containing protein → MYGLAVLSQLLFFARAGGGGSSSGGGGGGVALFGIPMVVAISVSGFVKKTIQSKMAAIAVGFLAGLLASLFYLLGGVVIFTLVAISALVGAIIGAFTDKISRFRKGSEAAKQAVQQAATQDSAWNEQGIVNYATTVFNRFQYDWERMDLPSIQQYVTPNYARHIGLMLYALQQMGRVNRMKNVAVSEAIITRAYDDANDQNDRVSVSFVASANDELVDVASGAVLHRDTGEFGEQWNFVRSGDGWLLDSIDQATEDSAQLVAPMQQFAAQYDMYFSPDWGRLLLPTRGELFKGGFKGTDINNHIIGFWTGNLLVQLYTYVADASNTDSAATYIIGQVNLPKSYGGILVERRDSRFLKRFRAPSGYKKVELEWGDFNKRYQVYATDENQVTSFELLNPSFMAWLYDQDIKVNIEVVDNIVYLYAKISTGEMRYGEMMDILQKSHKELKM, encoded by the coding sequence ATGTATGGTTTAGCAGTGCTCAGTCAGTTACTCTTTTTCGCGCGAGCCGGTGGCGGCGGGTCAAGTTCTGGCGGCGGTGGTGGTGGCGTTGCCCTTTTCGGGATACCGATGGTAGTTGCAATTTCGGTAAGTGGTTTTGTGAAAAAAACCATTCAGTCAAAGATGGCCGCCATAGCGGTCGGGTTTTTGGCCGGTCTACTCGCTAGCTTGTTCTACCTACTCGGCGGTGTTGTTATATTTACTCTGGTGGCTATCTCGGCATTAGTCGGTGCGATTATCGGGGCATTTACGGATAAGATCAGCCGTTTTCGCAAAGGCAGCGAGGCTGCAAAACAGGCCGTTCAGCAAGCAGCTACCCAGGACAGCGCCTGGAATGAGCAGGGTATTGTCAATTACGCAACGACGGTGTTTAATCGGTTTCAGTATGATTGGGAGCGGATGGATTTGCCATCAATTCAGCAATACGTTACGCCGAATTATGCGCGGCACATCGGACTAATGTTGTACGCTTTACAACAGATGGGGCGAGTCAATCGCATGAAGAATGTGGCGGTCAGTGAAGCGATTATCACCCGGGCGTATGATGATGCGAATGATCAGAATGACCGAGTGAGTGTGAGTTTTGTTGCCTCGGCAAATGATGAGCTGGTTGACGTGGCGAGCGGTGCGGTGCTACATCGTGATACGGGCGAGTTTGGTGAGCAGTGGAACTTTGTGCGCTCGGGTGATGGCTGGTTACTGGATAGTATTGATCAGGCAACAGAAGATTCTGCCCAGCTTGTCGCCCCTATGCAGCAGTTTGCGGCACAATACGACATGTACTTCAGTCCGGACTGGGGGCGACTACTGCTGCCGACTCGCGGTGAATTATTCAAGGGCGGCTTTAAGGGTACCGATATCAATAACCATATCATTGGATTCTGGACGGGCAATCTATTGGTGCAGCTATACACCTATGTGGCTGATGCTTCAAATACCGATTCGGCGGCTACGTACATCATTGGACAGGTCAATCTGCCAAAGTCGTACGGCGGGATCTTAGTGGAGCGTCGGGATTCACGTTTCCTGAAACGGTTTAGGGCGCCGTCAGGCTATAAAAAGGTAGAACTGGAGTGGGGTGACTTTAACAAGCGCTACCAAGTATACGCCACCGATGAAAATCAGGTGACGAGCTTTGAACTGCTCAACCCAAGTTTCATGGCGTGGTTGTATGATCAGGATATTAAGGTTAATATTGAGGTGGTAGATAATATTGTTTATCTCTATGCTAAAATTTCCACTGGCGAGATGCGCTACGGGGAGATGATGGATATTTTGCAGAAATCACATAAAGAACTCAAGATGTAA
- a CDS encoding BspA family leucine-rich repeat surface protein, which translates to MKVIQKTRRLLLTNAVVAVVVGVFAMHYLAPSRLAKADPINSTDFVMTIDTRKGVGNTFTIPTFGGGYNYNVSCGNGVTLTGQTGSAVCSYAAAGEYQIRISGAFPRIFFNFTGDKLKVISIDQWGTNEWLNMEHAFDGAENLDVKATDKPRMGKVVSLAYMFRDAKNLKGVGADWQWDTANVQSLNSTFSGARQFNQDISNWNTAKVTDMDNTFTNAYEFNQPIQKWDVSKVTTMVAVLAYAKKFNQPIGEWNTARLADALLALAGAEKFDQSLAHWDVRQLTNADGLLNGIKISTLNYDATLMAWQGQAVNNNVKLGGGNSKFCLADTQRSNLVNTKSWIIADAGKDCTPYAVTAVDYTGVTNVDENSAVGTVLGRLTSTDAVGSLQSDFTYTLGCAGAQNNLVTIDGNTIKLARSPDYEQNTTLAICVRSTNKAGQTFDKHLTITVNNLLTLSYNANGADAGTVPASTGETLRSGATVAVAANTGNLVKVGHTFTGWNTMANGGGTAYAAGTTVTVTADTTLYAQWQVNNYTLHFDTKGGSSVPDQTVAFGAKATAPTAPTKTGHTFTGWYKDAGFTQPWDFTIDTMPAADTTLHAKWTVNQYKVHYDANTGSGATPDTVGNYDTTVQLANSNFTKTGHTFTGWNTMANGGGTAYAAGDNFHLTGDITLYAQWRKNNYTLTFDSKGGSSVPSQTVEYGAKVTEPTPPTKTGHTFAGWYKDAGFANPWNFGTDTMPDTNVTLYAKWTVNQYKIHYNANTGTGTMSDTVGNYNSTVQIAANSFTKAGHAFTGWNTEANGTGTPYAAGANIQLTGDVTLYAQWRDSQPPVTPAAAPDMTAPSDTGDSNSDNITNKTKPAFTLMCTEAGSTLTLYVDGVANGTVNCTGPGPVNVAPTTPLSEGNHAITFTETDAAGNASQRSPALTVTIDTTAPAAPAVTVDSVTADNTINAAEAAAPQIIRGLATGTRPGDKVRVTVNGTTYETTVDGTGAFAVTVLGAELASDPDHTIDVTVIASDVAGNTTSTAVAKTYNVDADVVAPPAKATLKSSSDSGASDSDNITNNTTPTVILQCTSATDKLHLIVDGVEVQTINCTAAGPVEVTLPNALNDGNHTVVYRRETPAGNISAPSTPLTLTIDTIAPTGTLGTQQATTASPALSGTVTDSAAKVTVTINGVDYPATVAGGTWTLPANVIAALGNGVHTVKLTFTDIAGNTSTVTRPLTITLPTPPTPQPQPGSPNPAQSQNQKKSGASLADTGDNSYLLIGISSLAVAAGLIGIYRLRRLY; encoded by the coding sequence ATGAAGGTAATACAAAAGACAAGGCGATTATTGCTGACAAATGCGGTGGTTGCAGTTGTTGTTGGTGTGTTTGCGATGCACTACCTCGCACCAAGCCGGCTGGCAAAAGCTGATCCTATTAACTCAACCGACTTCGTCATGACCATCGATACGCGAAAAGGTGTTGGCAATACGTTTACCATACCAACATTTGGTGGTGGTTATAATTACAACGTTTCGTGTGGTAACGGCGTAACGCTAACTGGTCAAACGGGCAGTGCGGTATGTTCATATGCTGCAGCTGGTGAATATCAGATTCGCATTAGCGGTGCTTTCCCACGCATATTCTTTAACTTTACCGGTGATAAGCTAAAAGTTATATCAATTGACCAGTGGGGAACAAACGAGTGGCTGAATATGGAGCACGCCTTTGATGGTGCCGAGAATCTCGATGTGAAAGCAACCGATAAACCACGGATGGGTAAGGTGGTGAGCTTGGCTTATATGTTCCGAGATGCTAAGAACCTGAAGGGTGTAGGTGCTGACTGGCAATGGGACACCGCCAATGTCCAGAGCTTGAATAGTACGTTCTCTGGAGCTCGCCAGTTTAACCAGGATATCTCTAACTGGAATACGGCTAAGGTAACTGATATGGATAACACGTTTACCAATGCCTACGAGTTTAATCAGCCGATTCAGAAATGGGATGTTAGCAAAGTAACGACGATGGTGGCAGTATTAGCATACGCTAAGAAATTTAATCAGCCAATTGGTGAGTGGAATACTGCGCGACTGGCGGACGCCCTCTTAGCGCTGGCTGGTGCTGAGAAATTTGACCAGTCACTGGCACATTGGGATGTCCGTCAATTAACAAATGCAGACGGATTACTCAATGGAATAAAGATATCGACTCTAAATTATGATGCGACATTGATGGCGTGGCAGGGACAGGCCGTAAATAATAACGTCAAGCTCGGCGGTGGTAATAGCAAGTTCTGCCTGGCGGATACGCAGCGCAGCAACTTAGTGAACACAAAATCGTGGATAATTGCTGATGCTGGCAAGGACTGTACGCCATACGCAGTGACCGCAGTGGATTATACTGGCGTGACGAATGTTGATGAGAACAGTGCGGTTGGAACGGTATTGGGTCGACTGACAAGTACCGATGCTGTTGGTTCCCTACAGAGTGACTTTACTTATACGCTTGGCTGTGCTGGGGCGCAAAATAATCTTGTGACGATTGATGGTAATACGATCAAGTTGGCGCGGTCACCAGATTATGAGCAAAATACTACGCTAGCGATTTGTGTGCGATCGACCAACAAGGCTGGACAGACATTTGATAAGCATCTAACAATTACGGTAAATAACCTTCTCACACTTTCCTATAATGCAAATGGTGCCGATGCGGGTACAGTGCCAGCCTCAACAGGAGAGACGCTTCGCTCTGGTGCTACAGTGGCTGTGGCAGCAAATACCGGTAACTTGGTAAAAGTAGGTCATACGTTCACCGGCTGGAATACGATGGCTAACGGCGGTGGCACAGCATACGCAGCAGGCACAACTGTGACGGTAACAGCTGATACAACGCTGTATGCACAGTGGCAAGTTAATAACTATACATTGCATTTTGATACCAAGGGTGGCTCTAGCGTACCGGATCAAACAGTGGCATTTGGTGCGAAGGCAACAGCGCCAACAGCACCAACTAAAACAGGCCACACGTTCACTGGTTGGTATAAGGACGCTGGATTTACACAACCCTGGGATTTTACGATCGACACGATGCCAGCAGCCGATACAACACTTCATGCTAAGTGGACAGTGAACCAATATAAGGTGCATTATGATGCGAACACTGGTAGCGGTGCGACACCGGATACCGTTGGCAATTATGATACTACAGTACAGTTAGCGAACAGTAACTTTACAAAAACAGGCCACACGTTCACTGGTTGGAATACGATGGCTAACGGCGGTGGCACGGCATATGCGGCTGGTGATAATTTCCACCTGACTGGTGACATAACATTGTATGCTCAGTGGCGCAAGAATAATTATACGCTTACTTTTGACTCGAAGGGTGGTTCATCTGTACCGTCGCAAACAGTAGAGTATGGCGCTAAGGTAACTGAGCCGACTCCACCGACTAAGACTGGCCACACGTTCGCCGGTTGGTATAAAGATGCTGGGTTTGCTAATCCATGGAACTTTGGTACCGATACGATGCCAGACACTAACGTAACACTGTACGCCAAGTGGACGGTTAATCAGTATAAAATTCACTACAATGCTAATACTGGCACGGGGACAATGAGCGATACAGTTGGCAATTATAATAGTACTGTTCAGATAGCAGCAAATAGCTTCACGAAAGCAGGTCATGCGTTCACTGGCTGGAATACCGAGGCAAACGGTACAGGCACGCCTTACGCCGCTGGTGCCAATATTCAGTTAACGGGTGATGTGACACTGTACGCCCAGTGGCGCGATTCACAGCCGCCAGTAACACCGGCTGCCGCTCCAGATATGACCGCTCCTTCAGACACTGGTGATAGCAACTCGGATAATATTACGAATAAAACCAAACCAGCCTTTACGCTGATGTGCACTGAGGCAGGCAGCACCTTGACGTTGTACGTAGATGGGGTTGCAAATGGGACGGTAAATTGTACTGGCCCTGGTCCGGTTAATGTAGCTCCGACAACACCACTGTCTGAGGGTAATCACGCAATAACATTTACTGAGACTGATGCGGCTGGTAATGCTTCGCAGAGATCGCCGGCACTAACGGTAACAATTGATACGACTGCTCCGGCCGCTCCAGCGGTTACGGTTGATTCGGTGACTGCTGATAATACAATTAATGCCGCTGAAGCAGCTGCGCCGCAAATTATTCGTGGCTTGGCTACTGGTACTCGTCCTGGTGATAAGGTGAGGGTAACGGTTAATGGTACGACGTATGAGACGACTGTTGATGGGACCGGCGCCTTTGCAGTGACAGTTCTGGGTGCTGAGCTAGCATCAGACCCCGATCATACGATTGATGTAACGGTAATTGCTTCTGACGTGGCTGGTAATACAACTAGTACAGCTGTGGCAAAAACCTACAACGTTGATGCTGATGTTGTTGCACCACCAGCGAAAGCGACGCTTAAATCATCTTCTGATTCTGGTGCTAGCGACTCAGACAATATTACCAACAACACGACACCGACGGTAATATTGCAGTGTACATCAGCTACCGACAAGCTGCATCTTATCGTTGATGGTGTTGAGGTGCAGACTATCAACTGTACAGCAGCAGGACCGGTTGAGGTGACTTTACCGAATGCATTAAATGATGGCAATCATACCGTGGTGTACCGCAGAGAGACGCCAGCTGGTAATATATCAGCACCGTCAACACCGCTAACACTGACGATTGATACGATTGCGCCGACTGGCACGCTTGGCACGCAACAAGCCACGACTGCTTCGCCTGCTTTGAGCGGTACGGTAACTGATTCTGCTGCTAAGGTAACTGTAACTATTAATGGTGTTGATTATCCGGCGACGGTTGCAGGAGGAACTTGGACACTGCCGGCGAATGTTATCGCTGCGCTTGGCAATGGAGTGCACACGGTCAAGCTAACCTTTACCGACATCGCTGGCAATACCTCGACTGTGACAAGGCCGCTCACAATCACTTTACCAACACCGCCGACTCCACAGCCGCAGCCGGGCAGTCCAAATCCAGCTCAGAGCCAGAATCAGAAGAAATCTGGTGCATCACTAGCCGACACTGGTGATAATAGCTATCTACTTATTGGCATATCAAGTCTCGCAGTTGCTGCTGGTCTGATCGGTATTTATCGGTTACGGCGTTTGTATTAA
- a CDS encoding LytR family transcriptional regulator — translation MKISNRNSVDGFVPRRVQRSRLGGVSPEQVAAHPRQAEQPTPQILGQQPVQLPRQSLSQADRVRLATSSTADIDEDISNSLKDLDIRKPETPREKRKKSHKKRRKLKIIILVIVALIILVGGFLLYKAWVNAGRVFGSGNLIDLFQNQPLKMDAHGRSNMLILGTTDDDPDHPGATLTDSMMVLSVDQKKHDAYMFSIPRDLYVQFGRVCNSGRAGKINEYFDCVAKGNDEQSEKKRMDATREFVGKIFGMDLQYVAHVNAQVIKDAVNAVGGVTVNVQSDDPRGVFDPSVDWMCREKGLSAEQRKRRCPTGHYIHFKNGPNEMDGDKALYFSRARGALGGSYGLDKSNFDREKNQQLVLMALKNKAASTGTLTDLGKVTALMDAMGKNLRTNVDAKEVRTVMDVASKIKDSDIHRLSFIEKDNVLLGTSSVGGASVVVPTAGQFDYSQIRSFIKVEIYGDALAKEKARVLVLNGSGVVGAAKSEADRLKAASLNVVSVGNSPQKITEKYKVYQLESGKSKQASANKIKELYGVTLTEGKPPFNLPAEADFVVIIGP, via the coding sequence GTGAAAATTTCAAATAGGAATTCGGTCGATGGATTTGTACCGCGGAGGGTTCAGCGGTCTCGTTTGGGTGGTGTGTCGCCGGAGCAGGTAGCCGCTCATCCTCGTCAGGCGGAGCAGCCTACCCCACAGATACTTGGGCAGCAGCCGGTCCAATTACCGCGCCAGTCACTGTCACAAGCTGATCGGGTGCGTCTCGCGACTTCGTCAACTGCTGATATTGACGAAGATATTAGCAATTCGCTCAAAGATCTTGACATCCGAAAGCCCGAAACACCTCGCGAAAAGCGCAAGAAATCGCATAAAAAACGTCGCAAGCTAAAGATTATTATCCTGGTGATCGTGGCGCTGATAATTCTGGTGGGCGGATTTTTGCTGTACAAGGCGTGGGTCAATGCGGGGCGAGTGTTTGGTAGCGGTAATCTGATTGACTTGTTTCAGAATCAACCGCTGAAAATGGATGCACACGGGCGGAGCAATATGCTGATCCTCGGTACGACGGATGATGATCCAGACCATCCGGGCGCAACGTTGACCGACTCAATGATGGTGCTGAGTGTTGATCAAAAGAAGCACGATGCCTATATGTTTAGTATTCCGCGCGACCTATACGTGCAGTTTGGGCGAGTTTGTAATTCTGGTCGTGCCGGTAAGATCAATGAATATTTTGACTGCGTTGCCAAGGGCAACGATGAGCAGTCTGAAAAGAAGCGGATGGATGCCACCCGCGAGTTTGTTGGCAAGATTTTTGGCATGGATCTACAGTATGTGGCGCATGTGAATGCTCAAGTGATCAAGGATGCGGTCAACGCGGTCGGTGGCGTGACCGTGAATGTACAGAGCGATGATCCGCGCGGTGTGTTTGATCCGAGCGTCGACTGGATGTGTCGGGAAAAGGGTCTATCGGCAGAGCAGCGGAAACGACGCTGTCCGACGGGGCATTACATTCATTTCAAGAATGGGCCAAATGAGATGGACGGTGACAAGGCGCTGTATTTCTCGCGAGCGCGTGGTGCGCTGGGCGGTTCGTATGGGCTGGATAAGTCGAACTTTGACCGCGAGAAAAACCAACAGTTGGTGCTGATGGCGCTCAAGAACAAGGCGGCCTCGACAGGCACGCTAACTGATCTTGGCAAGGTGACGGCGCTGATGGACGCCATGGGTAAGAACTTACGCACTAACGTTGACGCCAAGGAAGTTCGTACGGTGATGGATGTTGCCTCCAAGATTAAAGATTCTGACATTCACCGTCTCAGCTTTATTGAAAAAGATAATGTCCTACTTGGTACGAGTAGTGTTGGTGGCGCCAGTGTGGTCGTGCCAACGGCTGGTCAGTTTGATTATTCGCAAATTCGATCGTTTATCAAGGTGGAAATATACGGTGATGCACTCGCCAAGGAAAAGGCGCGCGTCCTGGTGCTCAATGGCAGTGGCGTGGTCGGAGCCGCCAAATCCGAAGCTGATCGCCTAAAGGCGGCATCGCTCAACGTGGTGAGCGTCGGCAATTCACCACAGAAAATTACCGAAAAGTATAAGGTTTATCAGCTGGAGTCAGGCAAGTCCAAGCAGGCTTCTGCCAACAAGATTAAAGAACTGTATGGTGTAACATTAACCGAAGGCAAACCGCCATTTAACCTGCCAGCTGAAGCTGACTTCGTGGTGATAATCGGGCCGTAA